A region of the Myxococcus stipitatus DSM 14675 genome:
ACAGCCTCGCCGCGCCAGCCGCTCCGGCAACGAGGCCCTCCGCCACGTCGACGTGCGCCACCCCTCCGCCGCCGCGACAATCCACCGGGACTGACGGCACTCGTCCTCCGCCAGCACCACCTCCATGTCGGAGCGCACGCGGCACGCCACCTGCCCCGGAGGCAGCTCCAGCCGAGCGGCCTGGGCCTCCAGCGCCCTCAGCGCGTCGATGCGCGTGGTGTCGGAGAGGGGCTCGCCGTCCATGACGCCCACCAGCAGCAGCGGCTCTCCCAGCCGGGCCGCCAGCGCCGCCGCGACCTCCACCTCCCGGGACTCCCGCACACCCACCGGGCTCGCGCAGACAATGGCCATGGCCGCCCTCCTCGTGGGGGATGTGGCCGGACGCCACTCCCATCCGGAAAGCTGCGCACGCCTTCACCCGGCGGGGGGCCCCTCCTTCAAGCCAGCACGCCCCCAGGCCCGCCGCACGAGCGGCCTCCAGACACCCGGGCGCCCCGCTGGATGGCTACTTCTCCGGGGGCGCCGGGTGCCCGTCGTGGTTGGTGTGGTCCTGCTCCTCGTCGTGCCCGCCCCGGTCGTCGCTCTGTCCCAGCGTGGCGATGAACACCTGCTGCCCATTGCTGGTGTAGCGGTACGGCCGACCCCACGGGTCCAGCGGCAGCACGGACAGGTACTTGGGCACCAGGAGCACTTCCAGGTCCGCGTCCTCGGGCAGCGTGTGGCCGTCCGCCCGGTAGCGCTCGAGCGCGTCCTCCAGCACCACGAAGTCGCGGTG
Encoded here:
- a CDS encoding type II secretion system protein GspG translates to MTSSAEAAPPPSRRSPILWVGLAFAFALVCAVLVGALTRSRAVHSDRIHRDFVVLEDALERYRADGHTLPEDADLEVLLVPKYLSVLPLDPWGRPYRYTSNGQQVFIATLGQSDDRGGHDEEQDHTNHDGHPAPPEK